In Nymphaea colorata isolate Beijing-Zhang1983 chromosome 10, ASM883128v2, whole genome shotgun sequence, the genomic stretch TTTGTAGGAAAAGACTAATTATATTAACTAAttcaacaggttaaccacaaGGGCTCGTCGAATTTTCCGGTGAGCTTGTCGCCGAGTTTGTCCAACGTCAGGGACTCGACATCAAGGCCCCAGTCGCCGTGATCGTGCCACGCCGGCGTTCCGTTCTCGTAAGCATTGCAGGTCAGCCTCCGAAGACCCGTTCCGTCCAATCTGGCGAGGAAGATTTCGCCGTAAGGCTGAAACTGGTTGGGAAAGGACACGGGCTCGGCAGACACGGCACCCATGTTGGCGGTGAAGAGCAGCCACTTGGAATCGGGGCTGAAGCAAACGTGGTTGATCCTCTCCCTGTCCGCCTCGCTGGAGCCGGGACCACCGGCGACGTAGACCCTGCGAAGGTCCGACCCGTCTGGCCTGATGAGGTAGATGCTGAAGGCGGCCGGGTTCTGGATGTTGTGCCGGTTGGAGGAGAAGGCGATCCAGTTGCCATCGGGGGACCAACTCGGCATCGTGTCGATCCATTCGCCCTCCGTCAGCTGCCGGATTCCCTGGCCTCCATCCTCGCCTTCCACGGCGTCAACGATATAGAGGTTCTTGTTGCCCGATCGGCCCGACCGGAAGACAATGAACCTGCCGTCCGGCGAGCACGAAGGAAACGCATTGTTGCCGGTTTCCACACGTGTTAAGATCGTAACCGCCGCCGGGACCTCTTCGCGGTTGTCGAGGTCCATCGGGTTGAAGGAGATCCGCGCGATCTGGACAGTGGCTTTAGCAGAGTCGAAAATCGGACCGAGGGATGTGTAAATAACGCCTTTCTCCTTGGGGCTCCATGCGACGGAGAACGCTACCCTATCTTTGACTACTGTCCACCGCCTCCGGCCGGTGGAATCCAGGATGCGCACGCCGGTGACCCCCTCAAACTCGGGGTTGAAAGCGATGTATTTGCCGTCCGGCGAGAATGCGGCAAACGCTCCGGTGAGGCGGAGCATTCTCAGATCAGGTATTGGGGATCGAACTCTCTCGAGCTCAGGAATGATGGTGTCGCCGGACACCGACTCGCCTCTGAAACGATGGTAGCCCACAAACTCGGATGAGGGCGAGACGAAGGGGTTGTAGTGGTGGAGGCCAGGGCTTGTGGATTCCGTCACTCGTGTGAAGCTTCCCGTTTCCAAATTGAGCATCTCGACGTGCCGGAACTTCGTTTCCGGTCTACGTGTCGCGATCGCAATCCATTTTCCGGAGTGAGAGGCGGCCGGTGTCAGAGCGTGGAACCCCGGAGGAGTGATCCTCTTCGGTTCAGGAATCATTGGCGAGGGCATGGACTCGTTGAGCTTTTCCGGCAAATCCACTCGAAATATGCTCCACCATCCGTCGTCGCACTTGCGATGGAAGAACAGGGTAGAGTCGCCGGACCATGTCGGCCAGCCTCCGCCAGAGATCACCACCCGGTCAGTAGGGTTTTCCGTCTGCAAAACCACTATCTCTGTCGCTATCTCGTGAAAGTCGCCCTTCCATTCGCCAGAACCGTAAGAAGCAACGGCAATCCATCTGCCCGCCTGAGAAATCGCGGGGCTGTAGTCGACGACTCCTGGCGGGCTTAGGCGAGTGACTTTCCCGCCATCGATCGGCATCGAGTAAACCGCTGAACAGCTCTTGAACGGTCTGTCGGCGTCCTCGTGGCTCGAAACAAAGTACAATGTCCCATTTTTTACCGTCGGGCGATCGAGAAAGGGGCTCTCGGGTAGCGCCGTGATCCGGTGAACCCGAAAATTCTCGGCCAGGGAATCCGCCGATGAGGTACGAAAGATCTCGGCCGCGCCGCCTCTCTCCGAGACGAAGACAACGGTTTGATGGTCATCCATGAATTGGCCGTTGTAATTAACGGAGATGCCGTCCGTCAACCGGTAGTCGACCAGTTCTCGAACGGTACCGCACTCAGGCGAGACCCCAATGCAGAAGACGTCGAAACCGTAAGTTGGTCGCCCAACGGACGTGAAGACAACTGTTCCCCGGGCCGCCATCGCCGGAATATTTTTTCCGATAATTGGGAGTGAAGATCGACCTTGGTTGTTGGGGTTCTGTGGACAGTGAACCGACCGGAGGCGGAGGGCGGGCTTATAAACGCGGGAGTCGCCGTGTGAAAGCACGTAGTGTGGACCCAAGCCTCAAAGATTCTCTTTCTTCAGGTTCCCAGTGTCCTATTTTCGTGGACCTGATTTTCATTCTATCCGATTATTTTCTGAAACTTCGAGACAGTAACAAAAACGAGCACGGCTTCAGCCAACTACCAACACAATCTAGCTATCGAGATTCTTATTAGACTAATTTGCTTAGATTGGAAAAAATCTTTTCCCGAATcaatatccaaaaaatcatccattatatatatatatatatatatatatatatatatatatatatatatatatatatatatagagagagagagagagagagaagcttgTTGCAATTTTCCCTCGTTAATATCTTGGTAAAGCTTTGATATTTGTCATTGGATATGATCAAAATAGTtgttttttggaaatatatgcAGATATGGGAACATATATAGTGACTGTATGAGTGGTGACTTGGGTTCAAGTTAAatacaaaatgacaaaagtcAGTCCACAAAAGAAGCGGACTGATATTGGTGTTGGAGACGTGTCcttcaagtttttactttttaggtCCCTGGTGATGACGATGTCGTAGAGCAGTGGAGCCAGAAGAATTGATTCCAGAGGAAATCATTTAGAaatacttatatttaatttaaggggcacttatatatatatatatatatatagttatttatttatttaaatatgacaatataaaaataaataaattttaagagctACCCACAGGAGCCCACATGTAGCTTCACTGCTCCTGTGACAGACATTCTGCAGTTTTCTTGAAAAGTTTTTGCAAAT encodes the following:
- the LOC116262362 gene encoding uncharacterized protein LOC116262362, whose translation is MAARGTVVFTSVGRPTYGFDVFCIGVSPECGTVRELVDYRLTDGISVNYNGQFMDDHQTVVFVSERGGAAEIFRTSSADSLAENFRVHRITALPESPFLDRPTVKNGTLYFVSSHEDADRPFKSCSAVYSMPIDGGKVTRLSPPGVVDYSPAISQAGRWIAVASYGSGEWKGDFHEIATEIVVLQTENPTDRVVISGGGWPTWSGDSTLFFHRKCDDGWWSIFRVDLPEKLNESMPSPMIPEPKRITPPGFHALTPAASHSGKWIAIATRRPETKFRHVEMLNLETGSFTRVTESTSPGLHHYNPFVSPSSEFVGYHRFRGESVSGDTIIPELERVRSPIPDLRMLRLTGAFAAFSPDGKYIAFNPEFEGVTGVRILDSTGRRRWTVVKDRVAFSVAWSPKEKGVIYTSLGPIFDSAKATVQIARISFNPMDLDNREEVPAAVTILTRVETGNNAFPSCSPDGRFIVFRSGRSGNKNLYIVDAVEGEDGGQGIRQLTEGEWIDTMPSWSPDGNWIAFSSNRHNIQNPAAFSIYLIRPDGSDLRRVYVAGGPGSSEADRERINHVCFSPDSKWLLFTANMGAVSAEPVSFPNQFQPYGEIFLARLDGTGLRRLTCNAYENGTPAWHDHGDWGLDVESLTLDKLGDKLTGKFDEPLWLTC